A genome region from Fodinibius salicampi includes the following:
- a CDS encoding glycosyltransferase family A protein, producing the protein MVTADRKELVKRSIECYRKQTYPNRELIIVDDGEEDLHDVLQVLPSSQLNYVKLPSKPDNTLGKLRNLSLKEATGQFIAQWDDDDWYHPERIEKQVNTLLKGYDACCLSGTLMHLNVEPYKNQPYIGHLPNGVPGSIMHRTNFDIKYPHTKRAEDTVYLEKWMEKRYLQLPDKYSYLCIRCYHGSNTWGKNHFLRRIRNNPKDAILYLWYKKIKGDLFSHPKFSLPPQAEKAFQHYINDSRQLELL; encoded by the coding sequence ATGGTTACAGCTGACCGGAAGGAATTGGTTAAACGTTCTATTGAATGCTATCGGAAGCAGACATACCCCAACAGGGAATTAATCATTGTAGATGATGGAGAGGAAGATCTGCATGATGTATTGCAAGTTCTGCCCTCTTCACAACTAAACTATGTAAAACTCCCTTCCAAACCTGACAATACTTTGGGCAAGCTGAGGAATCTTTCATTGAAAGAAGCAACAGGACAGTTCATAGCCCAGTGGGATGACGATGATTGGTACCATCCCGAACGAATTGAAAAACAGGTTAACACACTCCTTAAAGGGTATGACGCCTGCTGTCTTTCCGGCACACTAATGCATCTGAACGTAGAGCCATATAAGAACCAGCCCTATATTGGACATCTACCCAACGGGGTTCCGGGAAGCATTATGCACCGGACAAATTTTGACATCAAATATCCCCATACAAAACGAGCTGAAGACACGGTATATTTAGAAAAGTGGATGGAAAAACGCTATTTACAACTTCCCGACAAATATTCTTACTTATGCATTCGGTGCTATCACGGATCAAACACCTGGGGAAAGAATCACTTTTTAAGACGTATCCGAAACAACCCAAAAGACGCAATTCTTTATCTCTGGTATAAAAAAATTAAAGGAGACCTTTTCAGTCATCCGAAGTTTTCTCTTCCTCCACAAGCAGAAAAAGCATTTCAGCACTATATAAATGACTCCAGACAACTGGAATTATTGTAA
- a CDS encoding DUF3047 domain-containing protein gives MRKATAITIILLLTFHYSNAQSRSSNRMLEEGHILENFENDEIGTLPHKWYNQKGEQSVTEFSEEEREKYKYEVVKGRGGNKYLKYSGRRAMHLSLPLINKDRENIYGINIFETPILSWKVRAYKLPENAREDDDSYNDSVASIYVAFDMGRVALVKKVPKTIRYTWSSTLEKGTELSKFFGNQKVVVVESGDERTGKWITFKRNIVEDYRRLFGDDPPKNPIAILILSDGDSTHSWAEADYDDIKLLPEQTK, from the coding sequence ATGAGAAAAGCTACCGCTATCACTATTATCCTACTTTTAACGTTTCATTATTCAAATGCCCAGAGTAGGAGTAGTAACAGGATGTTGGAAGAAGGCCATATTCTTGAAAATTTTGAAAACGATGAAATCGGGACATTGCCACATAAGTGGTATAACCAAAAAGGGGAACAATCAGTCACTGAATTCTCCGAGGAAGAGCGGGAAAAATATAAATATGAGGTTGTAAAAGGAAGGGGGGGCAATAAGTATTTAAAATATAGCGGCCGTCGTGCAATGCATTTGAGCCTTCCATTAATTAATAAGGATCGTGAAAATATTTATGGCATTAATATTTTTGAAACGCCTATTCTTTCCTGGAAGGTACGTGCATACAAACTTCCTGAAAATGCCCGGGAAGACGATGATAGCTATAATGATTCCGTTGCAAGTATTTATGTGGCGTTTGACATGGGACGAGTGGCCTTAGTGAAAAAAGTACCCAAAACCATACGATATACCTGGAGTTCTACATTGGAAAAAGGCACAGAACTTTCTAAGTTTTTTGGTAATCAAAAAGTGGTAGTAGTAGAATCAGGAGATGAACGCACAGGAAAATGGATTACCTTTAAGCGTAATATTGTAGAAGATTATCGACGATTATTTGGTGATGACCCGCCTAAAAATCCAATAGCTATTCTCATCCTAAGTGACGGTGACAGCACTCATTCCTGGGCTGAAGCCGATTACGATGATATTAAACTATTGCCCGAGCAGACTAAATAA